The following proteins are co-located in the Microtus ochrogaster isolate Prairie Vole_2 unplaced genomic scaffold, MicOch1.0 UNK87, whole genome shotgun sequence genome:
- the Zbtb12 gene encoding zinc finger and BTB domain-containing protein 12, with the protein MASGVEVLRFQLPGHEAATLRNMNQLRAEERFCDVTIVADSLKFRGHKVILAACSPFLRDQFLLNPSSELQVSLMHSARIVADLLLSCYTGALEFAVRDIVNYLTAASYLQMEHVVEKCRNALSQFIEPKIGLKEDGVSEASLVSTVSATKSLLPPARTPKPAPKPPPPPPLPPPLLRPVKLEFPLDEDLELKAEDEDEDEDEDVSDICIVKVESALEVAHRLKPPGGLAAGLGIGASVSSHLGELAQSSVAPNTVAPPQGVVKACYSLSEDAEGEGLLLIPGGRASVGATSGLVEAAAVAMAARGAGGSLGAGSSRGPLPGGFSSGNPLKNIKCTKCPEVFQGVEKLVFHMRAQHFIFMCPRCGKQFNHSSNLNRHMNVHRGVKSHSCGICGKCFTQKSTLHDHLNLHSGARPYRCSYCDVRFAHKPAIRRHLKEQHGKTTAENVLEAGVAEINVLIR; encoded by the coding sequence ATGGCCTCTGGGGTGGAAGTCTTGCGTTTCCAGCTGCCTGGCCACGAGGCCGCTACGTTGCGGAACATGAACCAGCTCCGTGCGGAGGAGCGGTTCTGCGACGTGACCATCGTGGCCGACAGCCTCAAATTCCGTGGCCACAAGGTCATCTTGGCCGCCTGCTCACCGTTCCTCCGGGACCAGTTCTTGCTGAACCCCAGCTCGGAGCTGCAGGTCTCGCTGATGCACAGCGCACGCATTGTGGCTGACCTGCTCCTCTCTTGCTACACGGGCGCCCTGGAGTTCGCTGTCAGGGACATCGTCAACTACCTGACTGCTGCCTCCTACCTGCAGATGGAGCACGTGGTGGAGAAATGCCGGAACGCCCTCAGCCAGTTCATTGAGCCCAAAATAGGCCTCAAAGAGGATGGGGTCAGCGAGGCTAGTCTCGTAAGCACCGTCAGTGCCACcaagtccctcctccctccagccagGACCCCAAAGCCAGCCCCGAaacccccgcccccacctcctcTACCCCCTCCGCTCCTAAGACCCGTGAAGCTGGAGTTTCCGCTGGATGAGGACCTAGAGCTGAAGGCGGAagacgaggacgaggacgaggatgAGGATGTTTCTGACATCTGTATTGTCAAGGTGGAGTCCGCCCTGGAAGTGGCACACCGGCTCAAACCCCCTGGAGGCCTAGCAGCGGGTCTGGGCATCGGGGCCTCTGTGAGCAGCCACCTCGGGGAGCTGGCCCAGAGTAGCGTGGCCCCCAACACTGTAGCCCCACCGCAAGGTGTGGTGAAGGCCTGCTATAGCCTGTCAGAGGACGCCGAAGGGGAAGGCCTGTTGTTGATCCCAGGAGGCCGGGCCAGTGTGGGGGCCACCTCGGGCCTAGTGGAAGCAGCAGCGGTGGCCATGGCTGCCCGGGGGGCGGGGGGCAGTCTGGGGGCAGGGAGCAGCCGGGGACCCCTGCCCGGGGGCTTCTCAAGTGGAAACCCCTTAAAGAACATCAAATGCACCAAGTGCCCGGAAGTGTTCCAGGGCGTGGAGAAGCTGGTCTTCCACATGCGTGCTcaacatttcattttcatgtgcCCGCGGTGCGGCAAGCAGTTCAACCACAGCAGCAACCTCAACCGCCACATGAACGTGCACCGCGGCGTCAAGTCGCACTCGTGTGGCATCTGCGGCAAGTGCTTCACGCAGAAGTCCACGCTGCACGATCACCTCAACCTGCACTCAGGAGCGCGGCCCTATCGATGCTCCTACTGTGACGTGCGCTTCGCCCACAAGCCAGCCATCAGGCGGCATCTCAAGGAGCAACATGGCAAAACGACAGCCGAGAACGTGCTGGAGGCTGGCGTGGCCGAGATCAACGTCCTCATCCGCTGA